DNA sequence from the Geobacter sp. AOG2 genome:
GGACGAGACGGCGAATGCGCCGGGGAAAAACACCGCCGCCCCTGCCCCGCCCGCAGCAAATAAGGTAGTATCGGCCGACAAACCTGTCGCCGGGACGCCGGTGGTCAAGGAAGAGCCCCAAAAAGCCGCTCCCCAGAAAACCGAGCCCCCCAAGCCGGCACCTGCCGTAAAGAAAACGGCTGCATCCGAAAAGAAAGCGGCGGCACCCGAGGCAAAAGAACCCAAAACAGCAGCCGCTTCCAAACTGGATACGAAAAAACCTACGCTGGCCGCCAAACAGCAGCCAAGCGCGGCGGTGAAAAAAACCGCTTCGGGCCAGGAAAAGAACAAAAAAACAGGGGAAGCTCCCAAAGCCCCTGGCAAGAGCCCGGCTAACGCTGCGGCAGTACCGGCGAAGAAATTATCAGCCACAGCAGGTAAAAAAGAAGCCGTAAAATCGGCCTCGGCCAAAGCAAACGGGCCATGGACGGTCGTAGTGGGAAACTACGTCCTTGAAGACGCCATGGCGACAGACCTTGCACGCGCCAAAGGCGCCGGACTGGAAGTTGTCGTCAAACAGGGGGGCCGCAAGAAAACAGCCATGAACCGCCTTCATGCCGGTGACTATCCGACCCGTGCCGAGGCCGTGGCAGAACTGGACAAATTGAAGCACTACACCTCGGACGCCTTTATCCTGGAGCAGGGCGGCAAGTTTGCCGTGTACGCCGGTTCCTACCTGCTCACGACACGGGCGGGTTCGGAGAAGGAGCGCCTCGCCGCGGCCGGTGTTAAGCTGACCATACGGCAAGCCGAGGTATCCATACCGTCGAAAAGCCTTATCGCAGGTACGTTCAACGACAAGAAGGCCGCCGACGCGGCGCTGAAGAAGCTGAAG
Encoded proteins:
- a CDS encoding SPOR domain-containing protein produces the protein MDFKFSNDAKEPASAAPAEKGRQNMLLVILLILVAAFAYLYFFTGLIKPQEAQKPAEAPAPQVVKKPLPPRDGQTAKDETANAPGKNTAAPAPPAANKVVSADKPVAGTPVVKEEPQKAAPQKTEPPKPAPAVKKTAASEKKAAAPEAKEPKTAAASKLDTKKPTLAAKQQPSAAVKKTASGQEKNKKTGEAPKAPGKSPANAAAVPAKKLSATAGKKEAVKSASAKANGPWTVVVGNYVLEDAMATDLARAKGAGLEVVVKQGGRKKTAMNRLHAGDYPTRAEAVAELDKLKHYTSDAFILEQGGKFAVYAGSYLLTTRAGSEKERLAAAGVKLTIRQAEVSIPSKSLIAGTFNDKKAADAALKKLKGLGIKATLAHP